A genome region from Tenebrio molitor chromosome 4, icTenMoli1.1, whole genome shotgun sequence includes the following:
- the LOC138129062 gene encoding dnaJ homolog subfamily C member 5-like isoform X2: protein MDAKRKLSTQGDSLYEILALPKTATSDEVKKTYRRLALKYHPDKNPNNPEASEKFKEVNRAHSILSDPTKRNIYDNYGSLGLYIAEQFGEENVNAYFVVTSTWCKALFIVCGIISCCYCCCCLCCCCNFCCGKCKPRPPEDTGDYHTLNREQGPSNNQPVTLQPGKREDASEDEAAGSPRNSTPPITSQPSPKKGPNAPVYAMPPPTSNLGENAALNQGDVPVYTPENEQLLK, encoded by the exons GACACAGGGCGATTCGTTATATGAAATCTTAGCATTGCCAAAAACCGCGACTTCAGACGAAGTCAAGAAAACCTACAGACGGTTAGCTTTAAAGTATCATCCAGACAAGAATCCTAACAATCCTGAAGCCTCAGAAAAGTTCAAAGAAGTTAATAGGGCACATTCGATCCTGAGTGATCCCACCAAGAGGAATATCTACGATAACTATGGCTCCCTCGGGCTGTACATTGCCGAACAATTTGGAGAAGAGAacgtcaacgcctactttgttGTCACATCAACATGGTGCaag GCCCTCTTCATCGTGTGCGGGATAATATCCTGTTGTTATTGTTGCTGTTGTCTGTGCTGCTGTTGCAACTTCTGCTGTGGAAAGTGTAAACCTCGACCGCCCGAAGACACAGGAGATTATCACACGTTGAAT CGAGAACAAGGTCCAAGTAATAACCAACCTGTTACGTTGCAGCCAGGTAAAAGG GAGGACGCATCCGAGGACGAAGCGGCCGGTTCGCCTAGGAACAGTACGCCACCAATCACTTCGCAACCGTCGCCCAAGAAGGGCCCCAATGCACCTGTTTACGCAATGCCGCCGCCTACGTCCAATTTAGGTGAGAACGCGGCTCTCAATCAGGGAGACGTGCCCGTTTATACGCCAG
- the LOC138129062 gene encoding dnaJ homolog subfamily C member 5-like isoform X5 yields MDAKRKLSTQGDSLYEILALPKTATSDEVKKTYRRLALKYHPDKNPNNPEASEKFKEVNRAHSILSDPTKRNIYDNYGSLGLYIAEQFGEENVNAYFVVTSTWCKALFIVCGIISCCYCCCCLCCCCNFCCGKCKPRPPEDTGDYHTLNREQGPSNNQPVTLQPGKREDASEDEAAGSPRNSTPPITSQPSPKKGPNAPVYAMPPPTSNLENEQLLK; encoded by the exons GACACAGGGCGATTCGTTATATGAAATCTTAGCATTGCCAAAAACCGCGACTTCAGACGAAGTCAAGAAAACCTACAGACGGTTAGCTTTAAAGTATCATCCAGACAAGAATCCTAACAATCCTGAAGCCTCAGAAAAGTTCAAAGAAGTTAATAGGGCACATTCGATCCTGAGTGATCCCACCAAGAGGAATATCTACGATAACTATGGCTCCCTCGGGCTGTACATTGCCGAACAATTTGGAGAAGAGAacgtcaacgcctactttgttGTCACATCAACATGGTGCaag GCCCTCTTCATCGTGTGCGGGATAATATCCTGTTGTTATTGTTGCTGTTGTCTGTGCTGCTGTTGCAACTTCTGCTGTGGAAAGTGTAAACCTCGACCGCCCGAAGACACAGGAGATTATCACACGTTGAAT CGAGAACAAGGTCCAAGTAATAACCAACCTGTTACGTTGCAGCCAGGTAAAAGG GAGGACGCATCCGAGGACGAAGCGGCCGGTTCGCCTAGGAACAGTACGCCACCAATCACTTCGCAACCGTCGCCCAAGAAGGGCCCCAATGCACCTGTTTACGCAATGCCGCCGCCTACGTCCAATTTAG
- the LOC138129062 gene encoding dnaJ homolog subfamily C member 5-like isoform X1: MDAKRKLSTQGDSLYEILALPKTATSDEVKKTYRRLALKYHPDKNPNNPEASEKFKEVNRAHSILSDPTKRNIYDNYGSLGLYIAEQFGEENVNAYFVVTSTWCKALFIVCGIISCCYCCCCLCCCCNFCCGKCKPRPPEDTGDYHTLNREQGPSNNQPVTLQPGKREDASEDEAAGSPRNSTPPITSQPSPKKGPNAPVYAMPPPTSNLGENAALNQGDVPVYTPGMTNSPTKTQQW, from the exons GACACAGGGCGATTCGTTATATGAAATCTTAGCATTGCCAAAAACCGCGACTTCAGACGAAGTCAAGAAAACCTACAGACGGTTAGCTTTAAAGTATCATCCAGACAAGAATCCTAACAATCCTGAAGCCTCAGAAAAGTTCAAAGAAGTTAATAGGGCACATTCGATCCTGAGTGATCCCACCAAGAGGAATATCTACGATAACTATGGCTCCCTCGGGCTGTACATTGCCGAACAATTTGGAGAAGAGAacgtcaacgcctactttgttGTCACATCAACATGGTGCaag GCCCTCTTCATCGTGTGCGGGATAATATCCTGTTGTTATTGTTGCTGTTGTCTGTGCTGCTGTTGCAACTTCTGCTGTGGAAAGTGTAAACCTCGACCGCCCGAAGACACAGGAGATTATCACACGTTGAAT CGAGAACAAGGTCCAAGTAATAACCAACCTGTTACGTTGCAGCCAGGTAAAAGG GAGGACGCATCCGAGGACGAAGCGGCCGGTTCGCCTAGGAACAGTACGCCACCAATCACTTCGCAACCGTCGCCCAAGAAGGGCCCCAATGCACCTGTTTACGCAATGCCGCCGCCTACGTCCAATTTAGGTGAGAACGCGGCTCTCAATCAGGGAGACGTGCCCGTTTATACGCCAG
- the LOC138129062 gene encoding dnaJ homolog subfamily C member 5-like isoform X3, whose amino-acid sequence MDAKRKLSTQGDSLYEILALPKTATSDEVKKTYRRLALKYHPDKNPNNPEASEKFKEVNRAHSILSDPTKRNIYDNYGSLGLYIAEQFGEENVNAYFVVTSTWCKALFIVCGIISCCYCCCCLCCCCNFCCGKCKPRPPEDTGDYHTLNREQGPSNNQPVTLQPGKREDASEDEAAGSPRNSTPPITSQPSPKKGPNAPVYAMPPPTSNLGMTNSPTKTQQW is encoded by the exons GACACAGGGCGATTCGTTATATGAAATCTTAGCATTGCCAAAAACCGCGACTTCAGACGAAGTCAAGAAAACCTACAGACGGTTAGCTTTAAAGTATCATCCAGACAAGAATCCTAACAATCCTGAAGCCTCAGAAAAGTTCAAAGAAGTTAATAGGGCACATTCGATCCTGAGTGATCCCACCAAGAGGAATATCTACGATAACTATGGCTCCCTCGGGCTGTACATTGCCGAACAATTTGGAGAAGAGAacgtcaacgcctactttgttGTCACATCAACATGGTGCaag GCCCTCTTCATCGTGTGCGGGATAATATCCTGTTGTTATTGTTGCTGTTGTCTGTGCTGCTGTTGCAACTTCTGCTGTGGAAAGTGTAAACCTCGACCGCCCGAAGACACAGGAGATTATCACACGTTGAAT CGAGAACAAGGTCCAAGTAATAACCAACCTGTTACGTTGCAGCCAGGTAAAAGG GAGGACGCATCCGAGGACGAAGCGGCCGGTTCGCCTAGGAACAGTACGCCACCAATCACTTCGCAACCGTCGCCCAAGAAGGGCCCCAATGCACCTGTTTACGCAATGCCGCCGCCTACGTCCAATTTAG
- the LOC138129062 gene encoding dnaJ homolog subfamily C member 5-like isoform X6, protein MDAKRKLSTQGDSLYEILALPKTATSDEVKKTYRRLALKYHPDKNPNNPEASEKFKEVNRAHSILSDPTKRNIYDNYGSLGLYIAEQFGEENVNAYFVVTSTWCKALFIVCGIISCCYCCCCLCCCCNFCCGKCKPRPPEDTGDYHTLNEDASEDEAAGSPRNSTPPITSQPSPKKGPNAPVYAMPPPTSNLENEQLLK, encoded by the exons GACACAGGGCGATTCGTTATATGAAATCTTAGCATTGCCAAAAACCGCGACTTCAGACGAAGTCAAGAAAACCTACAGACGGTTAGCTTTAAAGTATCATCCAGACAAGAATCCTAACAATCCTGAAGCCTCAGAAAAGTTCAAAGAAGTTAATAGGGCACATTCGATCCTGAGTGATCCCACCAAGAGGAATATCTACGATAACTATGGCTCCCTCGGGCTGTACATTGCCGAACAATTTGGAGAAGAGAacgtcaacgcctactttgttGTCACATCAACATGGTGCaag GCCCTCTTCATCGTGTGCGGGATAATATCCTGTTGTTATTGTTGCTGTTGTCTGTGCTGCTGTTGCAACTTCTGCTGTGGAAAGTGTAAACCTCGACCGCCCGAAGACACAGGAGATTATCACACGTTGAAT GAGGACGCATCCGAGGACGAAGCGGCCGGTTCGCCTAGGAACAGTACGCCACCAATCACTTCGCAACCGTCGCCCAAGAAGGGCCCCAATGCACCTGTTTACGCAATGCCGCCGCCTACGTCCAATTTAG
- the LOC138129062 gene encoding dnaJ homolog subfamily C member 5-like isoform X4 produces MDAKRKLSTQGDSLYEILALPKTATSDEVKKTYRRLALKYHPDKNPNNPEASEKFKEVNRAHSILSDPTKRNIYDNYGSLGLYIAEQFGEENVNAYFVVTSTWCKALFIVCGIISCCYCCCCLCCCCNFCCGKCKPRPPEDTGDYHTLNEDASEDEAAGSPRNSTPPITSQPSPKKGPNAPVYAMPPPTSNLGENAALNQGDVPVYTPGMTNSPTKTQQW; encoded by the exons GACACAGGGCGATTCGTTATATGAAATCTTAGCATTGCCAAAAACCGCGACTTCAGACGAAGTCAAGAAAACCTACAGACGGTTAGCTTTAAAGTATCATCCAGACAAGAATCCTAACAATCCTGAAGCCTCAGAAAAGTTCAAAGAAGTTAATAGGGCACATTCGATCCTGAGTGATCCCACCAAGAGGAATATCTACGATAACTATGGCTCCCTCGGGCTGTACATTGCCGAACAATTTGGAGAAGAGAacgtcaacgcctactttgttGTCACATCAACATGGTGCaag GCCCTCTTCATCGTGTGCGGGATAATATCCTGTTGTTATTGTTGCTGTTGTCTGTGCTGCTGTTGCAACTTCTGCTGTGGAAAGTGTAAACCTCGACCGCCCGAAGACACAGGAGATTATCACACGTTGAAT GAGGACGCATCCGAGGACGAAGCGGCCGGTTCGCCTAGGAACAGTACGCCACCAATCACTTCGCAACCGTCGCCCAAGAAGGGCCCCAATGCACCTGTTTACGCAATGCCGCCGCCTACGTCCAATTTAGGTGAGAACGCGGCTCTCAATCAGGGAGACGTGCCCGTTTATACGCCAG